A genomic segment from Nicotiana tabacum cultivar K326 chromosome 9, ASM71507v2, whole genome shotgun sequence encodes:
- the LOC107799976 gene encoding ubiquitin-like modifier-activating enzyme atg7: MADSGRGTILQFAPFQSSVDEGFWHKLSSLKLNKLRLDDSPIPITGFYAPCSHSQVSNHLTLLAESLPDESGEESSSRLASQGNRNRCPVRGILLNTNTLESFYALDKQSLLKTEAKKIWDDIYSGKVEEDSSVLLRFLVISFADLKKWSFHYWFAFPALVLDPPATLVNLKPASQCFTSEEAESLSTACNEWRSLSSTSDVPFFLVSIGSDSIVILRHLREWEACQDNVQKVLFGFYDPCHLPSNPGWPLRNYLAYIYSRWGLGKIHFFCYRENRGFADLGLSLVGEAEISLSPGWRNHQNTPNAVGWELNRGKNVSRCISLAKTMDPTRLAVSAADLNLKLMRWRTLPSLNLDILAATKCLLLGAGTLGCQVARMLMAWGVRKITLLDSGKVSMSNPLRQSLYVLDDCLNGGKFKAIAAVESLKRIFPAVKAEGVVMAIPMPGHPVPSQEENNILQDCRHLSDLINSHDAIFLLTDTRESRWLPSLLCASANKITINAALGFDSFLVMRHGAGPTGAIRNSQAETSNSVSASMENLSISSQNGSQRLGCYFCNDVVAPIDSTANRTLDQQCTVTRPGLAPIASALAVELLVGVLHHPFGIYARAEFANSNDNSNTEQPLGILPHQIRGSLSQFSQMTLVGHASTCCTACCSTVVSEYQTRGMDFILQAINHPTYLEDLTGLTELMKSAGSYTLDWDNDSENDDDDDDCIEI; this comes from the exons ATGGCGGATAGTGGAAGAGGAACAATTCTTCAATTTGCACCGTTTCAGAGTTCAGTAGATGAAGGGTTTTGGCATAAATTATCTTCTTTAAAGCTCAATAAGTTGCGCCTTGACGATTCCCCTATTCCTATTACTG GTTTTTATGCACCTTGCTCACATTCTCAAGTATCAAATCACTTGACTCTTCTTGCTGAATCATTGCCTGATGAGTCCGGTGAGGAATCATCGTCTCGTCTAGCTAGTCAAGGGAACAGAAATAGGTGTCCGGTCCGTGGCATTCTTCTCAACACAAACACGTTAGAAAGTTTCTACGCGCTTGATAAGCAGAGCCTACTTAAGACAGAAGCCAAGAAG ATATGGGATGATATTTACTCGGGCAAAGTTGAGGAGGACAGTTCTGTGCTCTTAAGGTTCCTAGTTATATCATTTGCAGACTTGAAAAAATGGAGCTTTCATTATTGGTTTGCGTTCCCTGCTTTGGTGCTTGATCCTCCTGCAACTCTGGTTAATTTAAAGCCAGCTTCCCAATGCTTCACTTCTGAAGAG GCCGAATCTCTGTCTACAGCTTGTAATGAGTGGCGTAGCTTGAGCTCTACTTCAG ATGTACCATTCTTTCTGGTGTCTATTGGTTCGGATTCAATTGTTATTCTCAGGCATCTAAGGGAGTGGGAAGCCTGTCAAGATAATGTTCAAAAG GTTCTTTTTGGTTTTTATGACCCTTGTCATCTTCCAAGTAATCCTGGATGGCCACTTCGCAATTATCTTGCCTATATCTATTCAAGGTGGGGCCTTGGAAAGATTCACTTTTTCTGCTACCGAGAGAACCGTGGTTTTGCAGATCTGGGATTGTCGCTTGTTGGAGAAGCTGAAATATCTCTTTCACCAG GTTGGAGGAATCATCAGAACACGCCTAACGCTGTGGGATGGGAACTAAATAGAGGGAAGAATGTTTCGAGGTGCATCAGCCTTGCTAAAACGATGGATCCAACAAG GTTGGCCGTTTCAGCTGCTGATTTGAACTTGAAACTAATGAGATGGCGCACATTGCCTTCGTTGAATCTTGACATCTTGGCGGCTACGAAATGTCTCCTCCTGGGAGCAGGAACACTAGGATGCCAGGTTGCTCGAATGCTTATG GCATGGGGTGTCCGAAAAATTACATTGCTTGACAGTGGGAAGGTCTCAATGTCTAATCCGCTAAGGCAGTCGCTTTATGTGCTTGATGACTGTCTAAATGGTGGCAAATTTAAGGCCATTGCAGCAGTTGAAAGTCTCAAGCGAATATTTCCAGCAGTG AAAGCAGAAGGTGTTGTGATGGCTATTCCGATGCCTGGACATCCAGTGCCTAGCCAAGAAGAAAATAATATACTTCAGGATTGCAGACATTTGTCTGATTTGATTAATTCACATGATGCGATCTTTCTATTAACTGATACACGGGAAAGTCGGTGGCTTCCTAGTCTACTTTGTGCAAGTGCTAACAAG ATCACTATTAATGCAGCTTTAGGCTTTGATAGCTTTCTGGTTATGCGTCATGGAGCAGGTCCTACGGGTGCTATACGAAACTCACAAGCTGAAACATCGAATAGTGTCTCTGCTAGTATGGAAAATCTCTCCATCTCAAGTCAAAATGGGTCACAGAGATTGGGGTGTTACTTCTGCAATGATGTGGTTGCACCAATTGAT TCAACTGCCAATCGTACCCTGGACCAACAATGTACAGTTACTCGTCCAGGGCTTGCTCCTATTGCATCAGCCCTGGCTGTTGAACTTTTGGTTGGAGTTTTGCATCATCCTTTTGG AATATATGCCAGAGCTGAGTTTGCGAACTCTAATGATAACAGTAACACTGAACAACCTCTTGGCATTCTACCTCATCAGATTCGGGGTTCCCTCTCTCAGTTTTCTCAGATGACACTCGTTGGTCACGCTTCAACTTGTTGCACTGCTTGTTGCTCCACT GTGGTATCGGAATATCAGACGAGAGGGATGGACTTCATACTTCAAGCGATTAATCATCCTACATATCTGGAGGATCTAACTGGACTAACAGAATTGATGAAGTCAGCGGGATCTTACACGTTGGACTGGGATAATGATAGTGAAAAtgatgacgacgatgatgatTGTATAGAAATATAA